Sequence from the Sulfuracidifex tepidarius genome:
AATGCCATTTATAAAAAAATTTGATATAATAGTAATAGAAGGCTCTGTATTTTTCCCTTATGCCTTCATTGGCAGGATATTAGGGAAGAAGGTGGTTTATGACTCCCACGCGTTCATCTCGATGATCTCAAGGAAGACGGCGGGAATATCAAACTTCATTAAAAGGAGAATTATAGGAGAATCACTTGATTGGTTGGCAGTTAAAACTTCACACTATACCATAACAGTATCTAACTATGACCTAGAATATGCAAAAAATTATTTTAAAATAAAACCAAATAAGATTTTTACTATTCCCAACTCAGTGGAAATAAAGGCTTGCCACCCAGTCAATAACGTAGGAAAGTATTGGCTGTTCGTGGGAGACATGACATTTGAGCCGAACTACCTAGCTGTCTTGGAAATATTTAAGATCGCTGAGAGACTTAGAAACGAGAGGTTCGTGATAGTGGGCAGGGGAAATGAGAGGTTCTTACACCACCCTAGCAACGTCGATTTCACGGGAATGGTAGACAGTCTAGATGAACTTTACATGAACGCTAAAGGTTGCCTTATTCCTTTGTTCATAGGCGCTGGAATAAAAACTAAGGTCATAGAATGCATGAGTTACGGTAAAAGGGTACTGACTACAAGGGTAGGCGTGGAGGGTTTAGAGAACTTGCATGAAGTAGAAGGTCATGGTTTGACCGTAAAGGACGATATTGATGGCTTAATCGAAGAGGTCTCGCATGATGATAAAACAAACATCTACTTGGAGTTGATCCAATATGTAAAAAAATACTATTCATTATGCGTAATGTGCAAAAAGCTAGACGAGTTTATAGACGTCGTAAAACAGTGATGAAGTAAAGCATTAGTGATTATAATTCTAGGTTATAAGGCAAAAAGTTGCCACCTTTTAATGCAATTCAAAAAGAATCATGGCTGAAAGGGTATGGCTAGAGTCTGGCTTTAAGGACTTAATAAATACACTTAATAAATACAAAACTGGAGAGAGTGATAAAGAAGGAATTAAGTTGATTTAATTTGGTCTTTATCTAAGTATACTGATAACATTTAATTGACTCATAAATAGAAACTAGGAAAAAATTTAAAGGTAGTGCACTGTCTCTATTTTTGAATGTATTCGATAAGGATTAAGGTTAACTATCTTTTGTTGCTTATGGGCTCCACTACTTTCATGGTCACTCTTAGGTCTTGGTACATGGTTTACCAGACCTTCATGCTTAATAACGGTAACGTAATAGACACTTCAACTTTCATACAGTCGCTCTCAAGCGCGCTTTTCTCTCATCTCCCTTTTGTTAACACAGTCCCTGGTGGATCATTCTTCTCGGTTCACGGATCGCCCATACTCTTCTTGTTGTTACCTTTCTATGCTGTCTTACCCAGTTTCGTGTCCCTTTATATCATACTTAATATAGTGAATTACTTCCCTTCTATACCCCTCTTCCTCATGGCTAAGAAGTCCTTAAGGTCGGAAAAGTTAGCCTTCCTTTACGGTTTTTCATACCTCTTTTACCCGTTCATTTACACTTATCCATTTGAGGTCCTGACTCTCTTCTCAGGACTTTTCATATTCGCCTTCTATTTTTACACAGAGAGGAAGTGGGTACAGTTCTTTATCCTGTTTGCTCTATCCCTTTCCACTATAGAGTTTTCTCCTATAGTGGGAGCATTCTTCACTTTTTACCTTATTGCAGAGAGGATATCTAAGAAGGAACTAGTCTTGAAGAGGAGTTTAGCGTTAATGCTAAAGAGTTACTG
This genomic interval carries:
- a CDS encoding glycosyltransferase family 4 protein, giving the protein MLRVLLVTHGELSIKKMGYIVRVNNLIHCLKQRDDVYLKIIEYPNLMVAEGKQVPQEDTIRLNAPRNWFVFGPKLIFDSILKMPFIKKFDIIVIEGSVFFPYAFIGRILGKKVVYDSHAFISMISRKTAGISNFIKRRIIGESLDWLAVKTSHYTITVSNYDLEYAKNYFKIKPNKIFTIPNSVEIKACHPVNNVGKYWLFVGDMTFEPNYLAVLEIFKIAERLRNERFVIVGRGNERFLHHPSNVDFTGMVDSLDELYMNAKGCLIPLFIGAGIKTKVIECMSYGKRVLTTRVGVEGLENLHEVEGHGLTVKDDIDGLIEEVSHDDKTNIYLELIQYVKKYYSLCVMCKKLDEFIDVVKQ